Proteins from a single region of Centropristis striata isolate RG_2023a ecotype Rhode Island chromosome 9, C.striata_1.0, whole genome shotgun sequence:
- the acsbg2 gene encoding long-chain-fatty-acid--CoA ligase ACSBG2 isoform X2: MSEAVVMEPPRAGGFLESSCSVGDSAASLDDGIVDTANESSEEESAGEREEEIGAHDEVVSRTKTTEVPAEKTSNTQTVNSQRPNSLAVPAAGEPGLWTSQGDAEVKLRIGDSGLAAETPLTINQMFTSAVERFGDYTALSWKEGEQQKSINYKEYYQTCRTAAKSFLKLGLERYHGVGILGFNSAEWFISDIAAILAGGFAVGIYTTNSPEACQYVAENCKANIIVVENHKQLQKILQVEDKLPHLKAIIQYKDALKEKRPNLYTWSEFMELGRDEPDAPLDAIISSQKPNQCCTLIYTSGTTGQPKGVMLSHDNITWTALSTSRHVRLSDATQFQECVVSYLPLSHIAAQMVDIWCTMKVGGATHFAQPDALKGSLVNTLKEVRPTAFMGVPRVWEKMQEKMKSVGAKSTTVRRKIAAWAKDVGLQTNLTKMNQSGAAGRTPLSYQLAKKLVFKKVRKALGLDRCNKCYTGAAPITKDTLEFFLSLDIPLYELYGMSESTGPHTVSIPNAFKLTSCGIEIPGCKTKLHNPDNEGNGEICFWGRHVFMGYLNMPDKTEEALDAEGWLHSGDLGKHDEKGFLFITGRIKELIITAGGENIPPVPIEDAVKEAVPLISNAMLIGDKRKFLSMLLTIKCQVNTESGDPEDELTPEAVELCKKLGSNSTRVSEIAGGRDRAVHTAIQEGINQVNEKANSNAQRIQKWIILDQDFSVTGGELGPTMKLKRPVVLKMYKEQIENFYKELATPTTPDAPLPAK, translated from the exons ATGTCCGAAGCCGTGGTGATGGAGCCTCCCAGAGCAGGCGGCTTCCTGGAGTCCTCGTGCAGTGTAGGAGACAGCGCAGCCTCCCTTGATGATGGCATCGTGGATACAGCAAA TGAGTCTTCAGAGGAAGAGTCTGCGGGGGAAAGGGAAGAGGAGATTGGTGCACATGATGAAGTCGTCAGCCGCACCAAGACTACAGAGGTCCCTGCTGAAAAGACCTCAAACACGCAAACAG TGAACTCTCAGCGTCCAAACTCCCTGGCGGTACCAGCAGCAGGGGAGCCCGGCCTGTGGACGTCACAGGGTGATGCTGAGGTGAAACTGAGGATAGGGGATTCTGGTCTGGCTGCTGAGACCCCTCTGACCATCAACCAGATGTTCACCTCAGCCGTGGAGCGCTTTGGGGACTACACAGCTCTGAGCTGGAAGGAAGGAGAGCAGCAGAAGAGCATCAACTACAAAGAATACTACCAGACCTGCCGCACTGCTGCCAAGAGCTTCCTTAAg CTTGGTTTGGAGCGATACCACGGTGTTGGCATCCTGGGCTTCAACTCCGCTGAGTGGTTCATCTCTGATATTGCAGCGATTCTGGCAGG TGGGTTTGCTGTTGGCATCTACACTACCAACTCTCCTGAGGCATGCCAGTATGTAGCAGAAAACTGCAAGGCCAATATCATTGTGGTGGAGAATCACAAACAGCTGCAGAAGATCCTCCAG gtCGAAGACAAGCTGCCACACTTGAAAGCCATTATCCAGTACAAAGATGCACTAAAAGAGAAGAGACCAAACCTGTACACA TGGTCGGAGTTCATGGAGCTCGGACGCGACGAGCCCGACGCACCCCTCGATGCGATCATCTCCAGCCAGAAACCCAACCAATGCTGCACGCTCATCTACACCTCAGGGACCACGGGCCAGCCCAAAGGAGTCATGCTCAGCCACGATAAT ATAACATGGACCGCGCTCTCCACCAGCCGTCACGTGCGTCTGTCAGACGCCACTCAGTTTCAGGAGTGCGTGGTCAGCTACCTGCCGCTCAGCCACATCGCTGCTCAGATGGTCGACATCTGGTGCACCATGAAGGTCGGAGGGGCAACACACTTCGCTCAGCCGGATGCACTGAAG GGCTCTCTGGTAAACACTTTGAAGGAAGTACGTCCCACGGCCTTCATGGGCGTCCCACGTGTCTGGGAGAAGATGCAGGAGAAGATGAAATCGGTCGGGGCCAAGTCTACAACTGTACGCAGGAAAATTGCCGCCTGGGCCAAAGATGTCGGCCTGCAAACTAATCTGACCAAGATGAACCA AAGCGGAGCAGCCGGTCGCACACCACTCAGCTATCAGCTGGCCAAAAAGCTTGTGTTCAAAAAGGTGCGTAAGGCTCTGGGCCTGGACCGCTGCAACAAGTGCTACACCGGCGCCGCTCCCATCACCAAAGACACCCTGGAGTTCTTCCTCAGCCTGGACATCCCGCTGTACGAGCTGTACGGCATGAGCGAGAGCACCGGACCTCACACAGTCTCCATCCCCAATGCCTTCAAGCTCACCag TTGTGGTATAGAGATCCCAGGGTGCAAGACGAAGCTGCACAACCCAGACAACGAGGGAAACGGTGAAATTTGCTTCTGGGGACGTCACGTCTTCATGGGTTACCTCAACATGCCTGACAAGACGGAGGAGGCTCTGGATGCAGAGGGCTGGCTGCACTCAGGTGACCTGGGCAAACACGACGAGAAGGGATTCCTCTTCATCACCGGAAGAATCAAAG aGCTGATCATCACAGCAGGAGGGGAGAACATCCCTCCTGTTCCCATCGAGGATGCGGTGAAGGAGGCTGTGCCGCTGATTAGCAACGCCATGCTGATCGGAGACAAGAGGAAGTTTCTGTCTATGCTGCTCACCATTAAG TGCCAGGTAAACACAGAGTCAGGAGACCCAGAGGACGAGCTGACACCAGAAGCTGTTGAGCTCTGTAAGAAGCTGGGCAGCAACTCCACTCGAGTCTCTGAGATCGCAGGAGGCCGAGACCGGGCGGTCCACACGGCCATCCAGGAGGGAATCAACCAAGTCAATGAGAAGGCAAACTCCAACGCTCAGCGCATCCAGAAGTGGATCATTCTGGATCAGGATTTCTCCGTCACAGGAGGAGAACTGG GCCCGACCATGAAGCTGAAGCGGCCAGTGGTGCTGAAGATGTACAAAGAGCAGATTGAGAACTTTTATAAGGAGCTGGCGACTCCAACAACTCCAGACGCCCCGCTGCCTGCCAAATAA
- the acsbg2 gene encoding long-chain-fatty-acid--CoA ligase ACSBG2 isoform X1 — MQLTVCEPTAMSEAVVMEPPRAGGFLESSCSVGDSAASLDDGIVDTANESSEEESAGEREEEIGAHDEVVSRTKTTEVPAEKTSNTQTVNSQRPNSLAVPAAGEPGLWTSQGDAEVKLRIGDSGLAAETPLTINQMFTSAVERFGDYTALSWKEGEQQKSINYKEYYQTCRTAAKSFLKLGLERYHGVGILGFNSAEWFISDIAAILAGGFAVGIYTTNSPEACQYVAENCKANIIVVENHKQLQKILQVEDKLPHLKAIIQYKDALKEKRPNLYTWSEFMELGRDEPDAPLDAIISSQKPNQCCTLIYTSGTTGQPKGVMLSHDNITWTALSTSRHVRLSDATQFQECVVSYLPLSHIAAQMVDIWCTMKVGGATHFAQPDALKGSLVNTLKEVRPTAFMGVPRVWEKMQEKMKSVGAKSTTVRRKIAAWAKDVGLQTNLTKMNQSGAAGRTPLSYQLAKKLVFKKVRKALGLDRCNKCYTGAAPITKDTLEFFLSLDIPLYELYGMSESTGPHTVSIPNAFKLTSCGIEIPGCKTKLHNPDNEGNGEICFWGRHVFMGYLNMPDKTEEALDAEGWLHSGDLGKHDEKGFLFITGRIKELIITAGGENIPPVPIEDAVKEAVPLISNAMLIGDKRKFLSMLLTIKCQVNTESGDPEDELTPEAVELCKKLGSNSTRVSEIAGGRDRAVHTAIQEGINQVNEKANSNAQRIQKWIILDQDFSVTGGELGPTMKLKRPVVLKMYKEQIENFYKELATPTTPDAPLPAK; from the exons ATGCAAT TGACCGTGTGTGAGCCCACCGCCATGTCCGAAGCCGTGGTGATGGAGCCTCCCAGAGCAGGCGGCTTCCTGGAGTCCTCGTGCAGTGTAGGAGACAGCGCAGCCTCCCTTGATGATGGCATCGTGGATACAGCAAA TGAGTCTTCAGAGGAAGAGTCTGCGGGGGAAAGGGAAGAGGAGATTGGTGCACATGATGAAGTCGTCAGCCGCACCAAGACTACAGAGGTCCCTGCTGAAAAGACCTCAAACACGCAAACAG TGAACTCTCAGCGTCCAAACTCCCTGGCGGTACCAGCAGCAGGGGAGCCCGGCCTGTGGACGTCACAGGGTGATGCTGAGGTGAAACTGAGGATAGGGGATTCTGGTCTGGCTGCTGAGACCCCTCTGACCATCAACCAGATGTTCACCTCAGCCGTGGAGCGCTTTGGGGACTACACAGCTCTGAGCTGGAAGGAAGGAGAGCAGCAGAAGAGCATCAACTACAAAGAATACTACCAGACCTGCCGCACTGCTGCCAAGAGCTTCCTTAAg CTTGGTTTGGAGCGATACCACGGTGTTGGCATCCTGGGCTTCAACTCCGCTGAGTGGTTCATCTCTGATATTGCAGCGATTCTGGCAGG TGGGTTTGCTGTTGGCATCTACACTACCAACTCTCCTGAGGCATGCCAGTATGTAGCAGAAAACTGCAAGGCCAATATCATTGTGGTGGAGAATCACAAACAGCTGCAGAAGATCCTCCAG gtCGAAGACAAGCTGCCACACTTGAAAGCCATTATCCAGTACAAAGATGCACTAAAAGAGAAGAGACCAAACCTGTACACA TGGTCGGAGTTCATGGAGCTCGGACGCGACGAGCCCGACGCACCCCTCGATGCGATCATCTCCAGCCAGAAACCCAACCAATGCTGCACGCTCATCTACACCTCAGGGACCACGGGCCAGCCCAAAGGAGTCATGCTCAGCCACGATAAT ATAACATGGACCGCGCTCTCCACCAGCCGTCACGTGCGTCTGTCAGACGCCACTCAGTTTCAGGAGTGCGTGGTCAGCTACCTGCCGCTCAGCCACATCGCTGCTCAGATGGTCGACATCTGGTGCACCATGAAGGTCGGAGGGGCAACACACTTCGCTCAGCCGGATGCACTGAAG GGCTCTCTGGTAAACACTTTGAAGGAAGTACGTCCCACGGCCTTCATGGGCGTCCCACGTGTCTGGGAGAAGATGCAGGAGAAGATGAAATCGGTCGGGGCCAAGTCTACAACTGTACGCAGGAAAATTGCCGCCTGGGCCAAAGATGTCGGCCTGCAAACTAATCTGACCAAGATGAACCA AAGCGGAGCAGCCGGTCGCACACCACTCAGCTATCAGCTGGCCAAAAAGCTTGTGTTCAAAAAGGTGCGTAAGGCTCTGGGCCTGGACCGCTGCAACAAGTGCTACACCGGCGCCGCTCCCATCACCAAAGACACCCTGGAGTTCTTCCTCAGCCTGGACATCCCGCTGTACGAGCTGTACGGCATGAGCGAGAGCACCGGACCTCACACAGTCTCCATCCCCAATGCCTTCAAGCTCACCag TTGTGGTATAGAGATCCCAGGGTGCAAGACGAAGCTGCACAACCCAGACAACGAGGGAAACGGTGAAATTTGCTTCTGGGGACGTCACGTCTTCATGGGTTACCTCAACATGCCTGACAAGACGGAGGAGGCTCTGGATGCAGAGGGCTGGCTGCACTCAGGTGACCTGGGCAAACACGACGAGAAGGGATTCCTCTTCATCACCGGAAGAATCAAAG aGCTGATCATCACAGCAGGAGGGGAGAACATCCCTCCTGTTCCCATCGAGGATGCGGTGAAGGAGGCTGTGCCGCTGATTAGCAACGCCATGCTGATCGGAGACAAGAGGAAGTTTCTGTCTATGCTGCTCACCATTAAG TGCCAGGTAAACACAGAGTCAGGAGACCCAGAGGACGAGCTGACACCAGAAGCTGTTGAGCTCTGTAAGAAGCTGGGCAGCAACTCCACTCGAGTCTCTGAGATCGCAGGAGGCCGAGACCGGGCGGTCCACACGGCCATCCAGGAGGGAATCAACCAAGTCAATGAGAAGGCAAACTCCAACGCTCAGCGCATCCAGAAGTGGATCATTCTGGATCAGGATTTCTCCGTCACAGGAGGAGAACTGG GCCCGACCATGAAGCTGAAGCGGCCAGTGGTGCTGAAGATGTACAAAGAGCAGATTGAGAACTTTTATAAGGAGCTGGCGACTCCAACAACTCCAGACGCCCCGCTGCCTGCCAAATAA